The Betta splendens chromosome 4, fBetSpl5.4, whole genome shotgun sequence genome contains a region encoding:
- the LOC114854268 gene encoding G-protein-signaling modulator 2-like — translation MDEMEASCLDLALEGERLCKAGDYHAGVSFLESAIQVGTEDLQILSAIYSQLGNAYFHLQEYNKALEYHRHDLTLTRTIGDELGEAKASGNLGNTLKLLGRYDEAVVCCQRHLDITRAIYDKVGQARALYNFGNVYHAKGKSICWTGAEPGEFPEDARIALRKAAQYYEANLCLVKDLGDRAAQGRTYGNLGNTYYLLGDFEPAVAAHDKRLLIAKEFGDKSAERRAHCNLGNAHIFLSQFDVAAGHYKRTLQLARLLKDRAVEAQACYSLGNTYTLLQDYERAIDYHLKHLVIAQDLNDRVGEGRAYWSLGNAHTALGNHEQAMYFAERHLEIAKETGDKSGEVTARMNLSDLRLVVGLKSNSNIYPNIFRNTNTNSSPLPGTYQGYTNFSGVKTTLRWKSSAEKLEPSKNPEKNQPEESSAHPDWGGDVFPESSKNNTIKASTKLFLFHRLKSKKQKNNKSSLKDQHENHTELPTAGLDSPVSSKTVPQDTVGEDNFFDLLSRFQGSRMDDQRCSLQHGHSHVPDKSSPSSTPPVAEKKSLVECEVPSQDHGHFLELLASSQARRLDDQRVSLNHFPGLRLSTSNPLHTPSTSSPDQVPTKAPSADTHHTPSLYKRLEASAEQPEGDEVFFDMLVKCQGSRLNDQRCAAPSLTTKGPTVPDEDFLSLILRSQSNRMEEQRVLMPSGAAQTKPD, via the exons ATGGACGA GATGGAAGCATCATGTTTGGACTTGGCTCTGGAAGGCGAGCGTCTCTGTAAGGCTGGTGACTATCATGCTGGTGTCTCTTTCCTTGAGTCCGCCATTCAAGTTGGAACAGAGGATCTCCAGATCCTCAGTGCCATCTACAGCCAGCTGGGAAATGCCTATTTCCACCTTCAGGAGTATAACAAAGCCCTGGAGTACCATCGACATGACCTGACCCTTACCAG aACAATCGGAGATGAACTGGGTGAGGCCAAAGCCAGTGGCAATCTTGGGAACACATTAAAACTTTTAGGACGCTATGATGAAGCTGTGGTTTGTTGCCAGAGACATTTGGATATTACAAGAGCTATATATGATAAG GTTGGGCAGGCTCGGGCACTGTATAATTTCGGGAATGTTTACCATGCCAAGGGCAAGAGCATCTGCTGGACTGGAGCAGAGCCAGGAGAGTTCCCTGAGGATGCCAGGATAGCCTTGAGGAAAGCTGCTCAGTACTATGA AGCAAACCTGTGTCTGGTGAAGGATTTAGGAGATCGGGCAGCCCAGGGTCGGACCTATGGCAACCTTGGTAACACTTACTACTTGCTGGGTGACTTTGAACCCGCAGTAGCTGCTCATGATAAG CGTCTTCTCATTGCTAAAGAGTTTGGGGATAAGTCCGCTGAGAGGAGGGCACACTGTAATCTTGGCAATGCTCACATATTCCTCAGCCAGTTTGACGTGGCAGCTGGTCATTACAA GAGGACTCTGCAGCTGGCCAGACTTTTGAAGGACAGAGCAGTGGAAGCCCAAGCCTGTTACAGTCTTGGTAACACCTACACACTTCTGCAGGACTATGAGAGAGCCATTGATTATCACCTCAAACATCTGGTCATCGCTCAGGACCTCAATGACCG GGTTGGTGAAGGAAGAGCATACTGGAGTCTAGGAAATGCCCATACTGCCCTGGGGAATCATGAGCAAGCCATGTACTTTGCTGAGAGACATTTGGAAATTGCCAAAGAG ACTGGAGACAAAAGTGGCGAGGTCACAGCCAGAATGAACTTGTCAGACCTACGACTGGTGGTGGGCCTGAAATCCAACTCCAACATCTACCCTAACATCTTTCGCAACACAAACACTAATAGCTCACCTCTGCCAGGGACCTACCAGGGTTATACCAATTTCTCAG GAGTCAAGACTACATTAAGATGGAAAAGCAGTGCAGAAAAACTAGAACCGAGTAAGAATCCTGAAAAAAATCAACCTGAAGAATCTTCAGCACATCCA GACTGGGGAGGGGATGTATTCCCTGAGTCTTCTAAGAACAACACAATCAAAGCTTCTACTAAGCTGTTCCTCTTCCATCGgctaaaaagcaaaaagcagaaGAACAACAAGTCCTCTCTTAAAGATCAGCATGAAAACCACACAGAGCTCCCAACTGCTGGGTTGGATAGCCCAGTGTCTTCTAAG ACTGTACCACAGGACACTGTAGGAGAGGACAACTTTTTCGACCTCCTGTCTCGTTTCCAAGGCAGTAGGATGGACGACCAAAGGTGCTCCCTACAGCATGGTCATAGCCATGTCCCTGACAAATCCTCTCCCTCCTCAACCCCACCTGTAGCTGAAAAGAAAT CCCTTGTGGAGTGCGAAGTACCATCCCAGGATCATGGTCatttcctggagctgctggccagCTCCCAGGCCCGTCGCCTGGACGACCAACGAGTCAGCCTGAACCATTTTCCTGGCTTACGTCTCAGCACCTCCAACCCGCTTCATacaccctccacctccagccccgATCAAGTTCCCACAAAAG CCCCCAGTGCAGATACACATCACACACCCTCCCTATACAAGCGCCTCGAAGCAAGCGCTGAGCAGCCAGAGGGGGATGAGGTCTTCTTTGACATGCTAGTTAAGTGCCAG GGCTCCAGACTTAATGACCAGAGATGTGCTGCTCCATCCTTAACAACAAAGGGACCAACCGTTCCAGATGAAGATTTTTTAAGTCTCATTTTGCGTTCCCAATCCAACaggatggaggagcagcgagtgTTGATGCCAAGTGGAGCTGCTCAAACCAAACCAGACTGA
- the mcoln3b gene encoding mucolipin-3, whose translation MQEMEMEVVADLHEASEPSTCDQQHPVNVEHLRRKIKYFFMNPCEKRSAGQKPWKLILQLFKIFFITAQLVIFGLSNQMVVTFKEENLMTFKHLFLKDYVDGDRDTYAVYRQEDVYDHISYIVEQYGLLHNITVGNHEYRRTGDAYAPLSLCQEFYREAAISPGNETVVIDAQIKTECHEVYPTYRPSLQKAIPHFELHFKRMLSVKVTFVLKAINLQTVKHRELPDCYDFTVTITYNNQVHSGRIKIDLENDVDINECREWKVTGASYIGIYWTVMFDSLIIVACITSFVLCMRSVISGIRLQIEYTHYCEASCSKEVPASDRLEFVNGWYMLIILSDTLTIIGSILKIGIQTKMLTTYDVCSIFLGTGTMFLWIGVLRYMGFFRKYNILIVTLRAAFPNVIRFLCCAGIIYLSYCFCGWIVLGPYHEKFRTLNTVSECLFSLVNGDDMFPTFKDMKQKSSLVWIFSRIYLYSFVSLFIYMVLSLFITIITDTYETIKKQQDSGLPTSELQKFYLECKDLPNSWAYRPDRNSSCFLNCCVSRCRDNQTTVTSES comes from the exons ATGCAGGAGATGG AGATGGAGGTGGTCGCTGATTTGCATGAGGCCAGTGAACCCAGTACCTGTGATCAGCAGCACCCGGTCAATGTGGAGCATCTCAGACGGAAGATCAAATATTTCTTCATGAACCCATGTGAGAAGCGTAGCGCTGGACAAAAACCATGGAAGCTCATATTGCAACTCTTCAAAATTTTCTTTATCACCGCCCAG TTGGTGATATTTGGGCTGAGCAACCAGATGGTCGTCACATTCAAGGAAGAGAACCTGATGACATTCAAGCACCTCTTCCTGAAAGACTACGTTGATGGAGACAGGGACACATATGCTGTTTACAGACAGGAAGATGTTTACGATCACATCAGTTACATTGTTGAACAG TATGGACTCCTGCACAACATCACAGTGGGAAATCATGAATATCGGAGAACTGGCGACGCCTACGCGCCGCTGTCACTGTGCCAGGAGTTTTACAGGGAGGCGGCGATCTCTCCTGGAAACGAGACGGTGGTGATCGATGCCCAAATAAAAACTg aatGTCATGAGGTTTATCCAACGTATCGTCCGTCGCTGCAGAAAGCGATTCCACATTTTGAGCTGCATTTTAAAAG GATGCTCTCTGTCAAGGTTACGTTTGTTCTGAAGGCCATAAATTTACAGACTGTGAAACATCGAGAGCTGCCAGACTGCTACGACTTCACCGTTACT ATCACATACAACAACCAAGTTCACAGCGGCAGGATAAAGATCGACCTGGAAAATGATGTTGACATCAATGAATGCAGAGAATGGAAAGTAACTGGAGCAT CTTATATTGGCATATATTGGACTGTGATGTTTGACAGTCTCATCATCGTGGCGTGCATCACCTCCTTCGTGCTCTGCATGCGCTCGGTGATCAGCGGAATCCGGCTGCAGATT GAGTACACACACTACTGCGAAGCCTCCTGCAGTAAGGAAGTTCCTGCATCAGACCGGCTGGAGTTTGTCAACGGTTGGTACATGCTAATCATACTCAGTGACACATTAACCATCATTGGCTCCATCCTGAAGATCGGCATCCAAACTAAG ATGTTAACAACCTATGACGTGTGCAGCATCTTCCTTGGGACTGGGACCATGTTTCTTTGGATCGGGGTTCTCCGCTACATGGGCTTCTTTAGGAAGTATAAT ATTCTCATCGTCACACTGAGGGCAGCTTTCCCGAACGTTATCCGTTTCCTCTGCTGCGCTGGAATCATTTATCTGAGTTACTGCTTTTGTGGCTGGATAGTCCTTGGTCCATATCATGAGAAG TTCCGTACCTTGAACACGGTGTCAGAGTGTTTGTTCTCCTTGGTCAATGGAGACGACATGTTTCCCACCTTTAAAGACATGAAGCAGAAAAGCAGCCTGGTGTGGATCTTCAGCAGAATTTACCTCTATTCCTTTGTCTCACTCTTCATATACATGGTACTAAGCCtattcatcaccatcatcacagaCACCTACGAAACAATTAAG aaacaacaggACAGCGGATTACCAACATCAGAGCTGCAAAAATTCTATTTAGAGTGTAAGGACCTCCCTAACTCTTGGGCGTACAGACCTGACAggaacagcagctgtttcttAAACTGCTGTGTCAGCAG GTGCAGGGATAATCAGACGACGGTGACTTCAGAGTCATAA
- the dnai3 gene encoding dynein axonemal intermediate chain 3 isoform X2, giving the protein MAPKKKKTSTGSAGNKGRGKEILTPTPVEQPDHPEDIFPIVLTSATQELFGCRADEDVTRESPFKLLKKDSIVQDIKTRAAVSDFSPVKQTVLDYPEDEILLVFDREFTYGQRFYLVLTPKAKDGILCPPQPETLEVLENRINNTPEPKRWISLGSEKEIDEECVKETRDKLLYKFSRVRRKFGAPVCFSDRSAADAKGGYLECASYQDSRFSIKQMQRDCGMQAVPGLQSSSAQTQWIVQRNVFTQYKARELSKVEIENILQTESLKNFLNSVTFRLLKALQEEEVMKVFVDDCKALGTESEAGDWSGNVSEGLMLYQAFSNQNYTADRKVSCINWHPTIFGVIAVALTRRKVEQLNESAVSDTGASLIVFYSFSDPSHCQVVLWDISAHISHLEGTQSSGKTVSETFELDDKKENKTPVVRYCAVSALESGHKAPITDVKWLPPTFEVTRTGSPVENRNHASVQFVTCSPDCSILFWDVRVKQLSQSASDRKQQTTPYAVPDRFKHLDWTWKPLFRVSLPKINTTGEYAPLKFNFEPYTRESTTDGGTDKADENEADSDIPDFSQLSAHSARTLPALADVNTKLYIGTEDCEIIYTDWKLVKDDSGRMHSSKPLHCCNIHHGMVNTVQRSPFFKDIILTIGGWNFAIWKEGVMDGPIVLSQGFEQVCTVGCWSLSRPAVFFIGKENGSIEVWNLLEKTNEPVHVQAHATNDTISSITPWVASPKQHFLAVSDCLGIVRVFEIPKKLYIPSRNEALSMKKYFEHGEEGLKDFLKKKEQWDKQNAELDKPDAATLESEELTVKEYSDYLTLQESILKGRGLMPAAVTQHH; this is encoded by the exons ATGGCtcccaagaaaaagaaaacgtCCACAGGAAGTGCAGGCAATAAAGGAAGAG GGAAGGAGATTCTGACACCCACACCTGTGGAACAACCTG ATCACCCAGAAGATATCTTCCCCATAGTCCTGACATCAGCCACCCAGGAGCTCTTCGGTTGCCGTGCTGATGAGGACGTTACGAGGGAGAGCCCCTTCAAGCTGCTGAAAAAAGACAGCATCGTACAGGACATTAAAACCAGAGCCGCAGTGTCCGATTTCAGCCCTGTGAAGCAAACTGTGCTG GATTACCCAGAGGACGAGATCCTTCTTGTTTTCGACCGAGAGTTCACATATGGCCAACGCTTCTATCTGGTTCTGACACCAAAGGCCAAGGATGGAATTCTCTGT CCCCCACAGCCTGAAACGCTAGAAGTGTTGGAAAACAGAATCAATAACACCCCAGAACCAAAGCGATGGATTTCTCTTGGCAGTGAGAAGGAAATTGATGAGGAATGTGTCAAAGAGACGCGGGACAAG CTGCTATACAAGTTCTCCAGGGTGCGGAGGAAGTTCGGGGCACCGGTGTGTTTCTCTGACCGCAGCGCTGCAGACGCTAAGGGTGGCTACCTGGAGTGTGCTTCCTATCAAGACAGCAGATTCAGCATCAAGCAAATGCAGAGGGACTGCGGGATGCAGGCTGTGCCTGgactgcagagcagcagtgctCAGACACAGTG GATTGTTCAGAGGAATGTCTTTACGCAGTACAAGGCAAGAGAATTAAGTAAGGTGGAAATAGAAAACATCCTCCAGACTGAGTCTCTGAAGAATTTCCTCAACTCAGTGACCTTCAG ACTTTTGAAGGCCCTTCAAGAGGAAGAGGTTATGAAAGTGTTTGTTGATGACTGCAAGGCTTTGGGAACAGAGAGTGAAGCTGGTGACTGGTCTGGGAATGTTTCTGAAGGCTTAATGCTTTATCAGGCCTTCAGCAACCAGAATTATACAGCAGACAGAAAGGTCAGCTGTATCAACTGGCACCCAACCATCTTTG GTGTGATAGCGGTGGCTTTGACAAGGAGAAAGGTGGAGCAGTTGAACGAGTCCGCTGTGTCGGACACTGGAGCTTCACTCATTGTCTTCTACAGCTTCTCTGACCCGTCTCATTGCCAG GTTGTCTTGTGGGACATTTCTGCTCACATCTCACACTTGGAGGGAACACAGTCAAGTGGTAAAACGGTCTCTGAAACCTTT GAGCTCGATGACAAGAAGGAGAATAAGACCCCTGTTGTGCGCTACTGTGCAGTTTCTGCCTTAGAGAGCGGCCACAAAGCACCAATTACTGATGTCAAATGGCTGCCACCGACGTTTGAG gTGACCAGGACGGGCTCACCAGTGGAGAACAGGAACCACGCCTCTGTTCAGTTTGTCACCTGCTCCCCTGACTG CTCGATACTGTTCTGGGATGTGCGAGTCAAACAGCTGAGCCAATCGGcgtcagacaggaagcagcagacgACACCTTACGCTGTCCCTGACAGATTCAAGCACTTGGACTGGACATGGAAACCGCTGTTCAGG GTTTCCTTGCCAAAAATCAACACCACTGGAGAATATGCTCCTCTGAAGTTCAACTTTGAGCCTTACACCCGTGAGAGCACAACAGATGGAGGCACAG ACAAGGCTGATGAAAACGAAGCAGACTCAGACATCCCAGACTTCAGCCAGCTCAGTGCACACTCGGCCAGAACACTCCCAGCTCTGGCAGATGTCAATACTAAGCTCTACATAGGAACAGAG GACTGTGAGATCATCTACACTGACTGGAAGCTGGTGAAGGACGACTCTGGACGGATGCACA GTTCCAAGCCTCTCCACTGTTGTAACATCCATCACGGGATGGTGAATACAGTCCAACGATCACCCTTCTTCAAAGACATCATTTTAACAATAGGAGGCTGGAACTTTGCCATCTGGAAGGAGGGAGTCATG GATGGACCCATCGTCCTGTCACAAGGTTTTGAGCAGGTGTGCACTGTGGGCTGCTGGTCCTTGTCGCGGCCAGCTGTTTTCTTCATTGGGAAAGAGAACGGTAGTATTGAGGTGTGGAACCTGCTGGAAAAGACCAATGAGCCGGTCCACGTCCAAGCACATGCCACCAACGACACCATTTCCTCCATCACTCCCTGGGTCGCCTCTC CCAAGCAGCACTTTCTGGCTGTGAGTGACTGCCTTGGAATAGTCCGTGTTTTTGAAATCCCTAAAAAACTTTACATTCCCTCCAGGAATGAG GCTTTGAGCATGAAGAAATACTTTGAACATGGGGAGGAAGGGCTGAAGGACTTTTTAAAGAAGAAGGAGCAGTGGGATAAGCAGAACGCG GAGCTGGACAAGCCAGACGCCGCCACGCTGGAGTCTGAGGAGCTGACAGTGAAGGAGTACAGCGATTACCTGACGCTGCAGGAGAGCATCCTGAAAGGCAGAGGCCTGATGCCAGCCGCCGTCACGCAGCATCACTAA
- the dnai3 gene encoding dynein axonemal intermediate chain 3 isoform X1, with amino-acid sequence MAPKKKKTSTGSAGNKGRGKEILTPTPVEQPDHPEDIFPIVLTSATQELFGCRADEDVTRESPFKLLKKDSIVQDIKTRAAVSDFSPVKQTVLDYPEDEILLVFDREFTYGQRFYLVLTPKAKDGILCPPQPETLEVLENRINNTPEPKRWISLGSEKEIDEECVKETRDKLLYKFSRVRRKFGAPVCFSDRSAADAKGGYLECASYQDSRFSIKQMQRDCGMQAVPGLQSSSAQTQWIVQRNVFTQYKARELSKVEIENILQTESLKNFLNSVTFRLLKALQEEEVMKVFVDDCKALGTESEAGDWSGNVSEGLMLYQAFSNQNYTADRKVSCINWHPTIFGVIAVALTRRKVEQLNESAVSDTGASLIVFYSFSDPSHCQLLLECPDDIFAFEFCPSDPNVIVGGCTNGQVVLWDISAHISHLEGTQSSGKTVSETFELDDKKENKTPVVRYCAVSALESGHKAPITDVKWLPPTFEVTRTGSPVENRNHASVQFVTCSPDCSILFWDVRVKQLSQSASDRKQQTTPYAVPDRFKHLDWTWKPLFRVSLPKINTTGEYAPLKFNFEPYTRESTTDGGTDKADENEADSDIPDFSQLSAHSARTLPALADVNTKLYIGTEDCEIIYTDWKLVKDDSGRMHSSKPLHCCNIHHGMVNTVQRSPFFKDIILTIGGWNFAIWKEGVMDGPIVLSQGFEQVCTVGCWSLSRPAVFFIGKENGSIEVWNLLEKTNEPVHVQAHATNDTISSITPWVASPKQHFLAVSDCLGIVRVFEIPKKLYIPSRNEALSMKKYFEHGEEGLKDFLKKKEQWDKQNAELDKPDAATLESEELTVKEYSDYLTLQESILKGRGLMPAAVTQHH; translated from the exons ATGGCtcccaagaaaaagaaaacgtCCACAGGAAGTGCAGGCAATAAAGGAAGAG GGAAGGAGATTCTGACACCCACACCTGTGGAACAACCTG ATCACCCAGAAGATATCTTCCCCATAGTCCTGACATCAGCCACCCAGGAGCTCTTCGGTTGCCGTGCTGATGAGGACGTTACGAGGGAGAGCCCCTTCAAGCTGCTGAAAAAAGACAGCATCGTACAGGACATTAAAACCAGAGCCGCAGTGTCCGATTTCAGCCCTGTGAAGCAAACTGTGCTG GATTACCCAGAGGACGAGATCCTTCTTGTTTTCGACCGAGAGTTCACATATGGCCAACGCTTCTATCTGGTTCTGACACCAAAGGCCAAGGATGGAATTCTCTGT CCCCCACAGCCTGAAACGCTAGAAGTGTTGGAAAACAGAATCAATAACACCCCAGAACCAAAGCGATGGATTTCTCTTGGCAGTGAGAAGGAAATTGATGAGGAATGTGTCAAAGAGACGCGGGACAAG CTGCTATACAAGTTCTCCAGGGTGCGGAGGAAGTTCGGGGCACCGGTGTGTTTCTCTGACCGCAGCGCTGCAGACGCTAAGGGTGGCTACCTGGAGTGTGCTTCCTATCAAGACAGCAGATTCAGCATCAAGCAAATGCAGAGGGACTGCGGGATGCAGGCTGTGCCTGgactgcagagcagcagtgctCAGACACAGTG GATTGTTCAGAGGAATGTCTTTACGCAGTACAAGGCAAGAGAATTAAGTAAGGTGGAAATAGAAAACATCCTCCAGACTGAGTCTCTGAAGAATTTCCTCAACTCAGTGACCTTCAG ACTTTTGAAGGCCCTTCAAGAGGAAGAGGTTATGAAAGTGTTTGTTGATGACTGCAAGGCTTTGGGAACAGAGAGTGAAGCTGGTGACTGGTCTGGGAATGTTTCTGAAGGCTTAATGCTTTATCAGGCCTTCAGCAACCAGAATTATACAGCAGACAGAAAGGTCAGCTGTATCAACTGGCACCCAACCATCTTTG GTGTGATAGCGGTGGCTTTGACAAGGAGAAAGGTGGAGCAGTTGAACGAGTCCGCTGTGTCGGACACTGGAGCTTCACTCATTGTCTTCTACAGCTTCTCTGACCCGTCTCATTGCCAG TTGCTGCTGGAGTGTCCAGATGACATTTTTGCTTTTGAGTTCTGCCCCTCGGATCCCAATGTTATCGTTGGCGGCTGCACGAACGGCCAG GTTGTCTTGTGGGACATTTCTGCTCACATCTCACACTTGGAGGGAACACAGTCAAGTGGTAAAACGGTCTCTGAAACCTTT GAGCTCGATGACAAGAAGGAGAATAAGACCCCTGTTGTGCGCTACTGTGCAGTTTCTGCCTTAGAGAGCGGCCACAAAGCACCAATTACTGATGTCAAATGGCTGCCACCGACGTTTGAG gTGACCAGGACGGGCTCACCAGTGGAGAACAGGAACCACGCCTCTGTTCAGTTTGTCACCTGCTCCCCTGACTG CTCGATACTGTTCTGGGATGTGCGAGTCAAACAGCTGAGCCAATCGGcgtcagacaggaagcagcagacgACACCTTACGCTGTCCCTGACAGATTCAAGCACTTGGACTGGACATGGAAACCGCTGTTCAGG GTTTCCTTGCCAAAAATCAACACCACTGGAGAATATGCTCCTCTGAAGTTCAACTTTGAGCCTTACACCCGTGAGAGCACAACAGATGGAGGCACAG ACAAGGCTGATGAAAACGAAGCAGACTCAGACATCCCAGACTTCAGCCAGCTCAGTGCACACTCGGCCAGAACACTCCCAGCTCTGGCAGATGTCAATACTAAGCTCTACATAGGAACAGAG GACTGTGAGATCATCTACACTGACTGGAAGCTGGTGAAGGACGACTCTGGACGGATGCACA GTTCCAAGCCTCTCCACTGTTGTAACATCCATCACGGGATGGTGAATACAGTCCAACGATCACCCTTCTTCAAAGACATCATTTTAACAATAGGAGGCTGGAACTTTGCCATCTGGAAGGAGGGAGTCATG GATGGACCCATCGTCCTGTCACAAGGTTTTGAGCAGGTGTGCACTGTGGGCTGCTGGTCCTTGTCGCGGCCAGCTGTTTTCTTCATTGGGAAAGAGAACGGTAGTATTGAGGTGTGGAACCTGCTGGAAAAGACCAATGAGCCGGTCCACGTCCAAGCACATGCCACCAACGACACCATTTCCTCCATCACTCCCTGGGTCGCCTCTC CCAAGCAGCACTTTCTGGCTGTGAGTGACTGCCTTGGAATAGTCCGTGTTTTTGAAATCCCTAAAAAACTTTACATTCCCTCCAGGAATGAG GCTTTGAGCATGAAGAAATACTTTGAACATGGGGAGGAAGGGCTGAAGGACTTTTTAAAGAAGAAGGAGCAGTGGGATAAGCAGAACGCG GAGCTGGACAAGCCAGACGCCGCCACGCTGGAGTCTGAGGAGCTGACAGTGAAGGAGTACAGCGATTACCTGACGCTGCAGGAGAGCATCCTGAAAGGCAGAGGCCTGATGCCAGCCGCCGTCACGCAGCATCACTAA